From the genome of Saccopteryx bilineata isolate mSacBil1 chromosome 6, mSacBil1_pri_phased_curated, whole genome shotgun sequence, one region includes:
- the PROCR gene encoding endothelial protein C receptor isoform X3 → MLTTLLPLLLLLLLSGGTLCSQDASDGPQNFYLLQISYFPDPQHVSHQGNASLGGLLTHSLESQDSNITILQLYPLQEPKSWELTKKSVQVYLEDFHSLVRLVHHERTLAFPLTISCFLGCELPPEGSGAHAFFEVAVNGSSFVSFQPAKASWVAETQAHSRVVSYTLQQLNAYNRTRYELQDFLQNTCVQYLKDYSTTKNLKG, encoded by the exons atgTTGACAACATTgctgccactgctgctgctgctgctcctgtccGGTGGGACCCTTTGCAGCCAGGACGCCTCAGATG GCCCTCAGAACTTCTACTTGCTCCAGATCTCCTACTTCCCAGACCCCCAGCACGTTTCGCACCAAGGCAACGCGTCGCTGGGGGGGCTGCTGACGCACTCGCTGGAAAGCCAGGACTCCAACATCACGATCCTCCAGCTGTATCCCTTGCAGGAGCCCAAGAGCTGGGAGCTCACAAAGAAAAGCGTGCAGGTCTACCTGGAGGACTTCCATAGCCTGGTGCGGCTGGTGCACCATGAGCGGACCTTGGCCT TTCCTCTGACCATTAGCTGCTTCCTGGGCTGTGAGCTGCCTCCTGAGGGCTCTGGAGCCCATGCCTTCTTTGAAGTGGCTGTGAATGGGAGCTCGTTTGTGAGTTTCCAGCCAGCGAAGGCCTCGTGGGTGGCAGAAACCCAGGCCCATTCCAGAGTGGTCTCCTACACCTTGCAGCAGCTCAATGCCTACAACCGGACTCGGTATGAACTGCAGGATTTCCTGCAGAACACCTGTGTGCAGTACCTGAAGGATTACAGCACCACGAAAAACTTGAAAG gttag
- the PROCR gene encoding endothelial protein C receptor isoform X1: MLTTLLPLLLLLLLSGGTLCSQDASDGPQNFYLLQISYFPDPQHVSHQGNASLGGLLTHSLESQDSNITILQLYPLQEPKSWELTKKSVQVYLEDFHSLVRLVHHERTLAFPLTISCFLGCELPPEGSGAHAFFEVAVNGSSFVSFQPAKASWVAETQAHSRVVSYTLQQLNAYNRTRYELQDFLQNTCVQYLKDYSTTKNLKGSQTGRSYTSLVLGILVGSFIITGVAVGIFLCTGGQQR, from the exons atgTTGACAACATTgctgccactgctgctgctgctgctcctgtccGGTGGGACCCTTTGCAGCCAGGACGCCTCAGATG GCCCTCAGAACTTCTACTTGCTCCAGATCTCCTACTTCCCAGACCCCCAGCACGTTTCGCACCAAGGCAACGCGTCGCTGGGGGGGCTGCTGACGCACTCGCTGGAAAGCCAGGACTCCAACATCACGATCCTCCAGCTGTATCCCTTGCAGGAGCCCAAGAGCTGGGAGCTCACAAAGAAAAGCGTGCAGGTCTACCTGGAGGACTTCCATAGCCTGGTGCGGCTGGTGCACCATGAGCGGACCTTGGCCT TTCCTCTGACCATTAGCTGCTTCCTGGGCTGTGAGCTGCCTCCTGAGGGCTCTGGAGCCCATGCCTTCTTTGAAGTGGCTGTGAATGGGAGCTCGTTTGTGAGTTTCCAGCCAGCGAAGGCCTCGTGGGTGGCAGAAACCCAGGCCCATTCCAGAGTGGTCTCCTACACCTTGCAGCAGCTCAATGCCTACAACCGGACTCGGTATGAACTGCAGGATTTCCTGCAGAACACCTGTGTGCAGTACCTGAAGGATTACAGCACCACGAAAAACTTGAAAG GGAGCCAAACAGGCCGCTCGTACACTTCGCTGGTCCTGGGCATCCTGGTGGGCAGTTTCATCATCACTGGTGTGGCTGTAGGCATCTTCCTGTGCACGGGTGGACAGCAGCGTTAA
- the PROCR gene encoding endothelial protein C receptor isoform X2 — protein MISYFPDPQHVSHQGNASLGGLLTHSLESQDSNITILQLYPLQEPKSWELTKKSVQVYLEDFHSLVRLVHHERTLAFPLTISCFLGCELPPEGSGAHAFFEVAVNGSSFVSFQPAKASWVAETQAHSRVVSYTLQQLNAYNRTRYELQDFLQNTCVQYLKDYSTTKNLKGSQTGRSYTSLVLGILVGSFIITGVAVGIFLCTGGQQR, from the exons ATG ATCTCCTACTTCCCAGACCCCCAGCACGTTTCGCACCAAGGCAACGCGTCGCTGGGGGGGCTGCTGACGCACTCGCTGGAAAGCCAGGACTCCAACATCACGATCCTCCAGCTGTATCCCTTGCAGGAGCCCAAGAGCTGGGAGCTCACAAAGAAAAGCGTGCAGGTCTACCTGGAGGACTTCCATAGCCTGGTGCGGCTGGTGCACCATGAGCGGACCTTGGCCT TTCCTCTGACCATTAGCTGCTTCCTGGGCTGTGAGCTGCCTCCTGAGGGCTCTGGAGCCCATGCCTTCTTTGAAGTGGCTGTGAATGGGAGCTCGTTTGTGAGTTTCCAGCCAGCGAAGGCCTCGTGGGTGGCAGAAACCCAGGCCCATTCCAGAGTGGTCTCCTACACCTTGCAGCAGCTCAATGCCTACAACCGGACTCGGTATGAACTGCAGGATTTCCTGCAGAACACCTGTGTGCAGTACCTGAAGGATTACAGCACCACGAAAAACTTGAAAG GGAGCCAAACAGGCCGCTCGTACACTTCGCTGGTCCTGGGCATCCTGGTGGGCAGTTTCATCATCACTGGTGTGGCTGTAGGCATCTTCCTGTGCACGGGTGGACAGCAGCGTTAA